The following are encoded together in the Macadamia integrifolia cultivar HAES 741 chromosome 10, SCU_Mint_v3, whole genome shotgun sequence genome:
- the LOC122091517 gene encoding beta-glucosidase-like SFR2, chloroplastic — translation MAFVALFVSATKLAGVLVTLSVAANVFSFSRYRKKFLWPFRSPIDESSDTLAVFNVDPDNEEESEFFFGLATAPAHVEDRLSDAWLQFAEEQPCDNSEGMQNPKLADALMASSSSDGSSQQAPSSLKKLEKTKSKKKLLKISMEAMIRGFQKFSDEEEEPAKSAECHHNIAAWHNVPHPEERLKFWSEPDIELNLAKDTGIRVFRMGIDWTRIMPEEPVKGLKETVNFAALERYRWIIQRVRSHGMKVMLTLFHHSLPPWAGEYGGWKMEKTVEYFMDFTRLVVEAVSDLVDYWVTFNEPHVFCMLTYCAGSWPGGKPDMLEAATSALPTGVFKQAMHWMTIAHKEAYDFIHGLSQTPSKAIVGVAHHASFMRPYGLFDIAAVSLATSLTLFPYIDSICDKMDFIGINYYGQEVVSGAGLKLVENDEYSESGRAVYPDGLFRLLLQFHERYKHLEVPFIISENGVSDETDLIRRPYLLEHLLAVYAAMIMGVPVLGYLFWTISDNWEWADGYGPKFGLVAVDRANGLARVPRPSYYLFSKVVTTGKITRQDRARAWSELQSAAKDKKTRPFYREVNKHGLMYAGGLDKPILRPYVIRDWRFGHYEMDGLQDPLSRLSRFISRAFSPKRRIKPEFDDIDLFLQPLELQPE, via the exons ATGGCGTTCGTTGCTCTATTCGTATCGGCCACGAAGCTAGCCGGAGTCCTAGTCACACTCAGTGTAGCAGCTAACGTCTTCTCCTTTTCAAGGTACCGGAAAAAGTTCCTTTGGCCGTTCCGGTCACCAATTGACGAATCCTCAGATACGCTTGCAGTCTTCAACGTTGATCCCGACAATG AGGAGGAAAGTGAGTTTTTCTTTGGACTGGCAACCGCACCAGCTCATGTTGAAGACAGGCTCAGTGATGCTTGGCTTCAGTTTGCAGAGGAACAGCCATGCGACAATTCAGAGGGGATGCAGAACCCAAAACTGGCAGATGCGTTAATGGCTTCCTCTAGTAGTGATGGCAGCTCTCAGCAGGCTCCATCATCTTTGAAAAAGCTTGAAAAgacaaaaagtaagaagaaactTCTTAAGATATCAATGGAAGCCATGATTAGAGGTTTCCAGAAGTTCTCAGATGAGGAGGAAGAACCTGCAAAAAGTGCCGAATGCCACCATAATATTGCTGCATGGCACAATGTTCCTCACCC GGAAGAAAGACTCAAATTTTGGTCTGAACCTGATATTGAATTGAATCTTGCTAAAGATACTGGCATCCGTGTTTTCCGAATGGGAATAGATTGGACCAGGATTATGCCTGAGGAGCCAGTAAAAGGACTCAAAGAAACA GTCAATTTTGCAGCTCTAGAGCGATATAGGTGGATCATACAACGGGTTCGTTCCCATGGAATGAAAGTGATGCTGACTTTGTTCCATCACTCTCTTCCACCATGGGCTGGAGAATATGGAGGGTGGAAGATGGAAAAAACAGTTGAATATTTCATGGATTTTACAAG GCTTGTTGTTGAAGCTGTATCAGATTTGGTGGACTACTGGGTAACATTTAATGAGCCTCATGTATTTTGCATGTTAACTTATTGTGCTGGGTCTTGGCCTGGTGGTAAGCCTGACATGCTAGAGGCTGCAACCTCTGCTCTCCCTACTGGTGTTTTTAAACAAGCCATGCACTGGATGACAATTGCACATAAGGAGGCCTATGACTTTATCCATGGACTAAG CCAAACTCCGTCAAAAGCAATTGTTGGAGTAGCACATCATGCGTCGTTTATGCGGCCATATGGTCTCTTTGATATAGCTGCTGTTTCGTTGGCGACTTCCTTGACCCTTTTTCCATACATCGATAGCATCTGTGACAAGATGGATTTCATAGGGATAAACTACTATGGACAG GAAGTGGTGTCTGGCGCTGGACTCAAACTTGTAGAGAACGACGAGTACAGTGAATCTGGTCGTGCGGTCTATCCTGATGGCTTGTTCCGCTTGTTGCTTCAGTTTCATGAAAGATATAAACACCTAGAAGTTCCCTTCATCATTAGTGAAAATGGTGTTTCTGATGAGACAGACTTGATCCGACGGCCATATTTATTAGAGCATTTGCTTGCTGTTTACGCGGCAATGATTATG GGTGTTCCTGTGCTTGGTTACCTGTTCTGGACTATATCAGATAACTGGGAGTGGGCTGATGGATATGGTCCCAAGTTTGGACTTGTAGCAGTTGACCGTGCAAATGGGCTTGCACGTGTTCCACGCCCGTCGTACTACTTATTCTCTAAG GTGGTGACCACAGGTAAAATAACAAGGCAAGATCGGGCACGTGCATGGAGTGAACTTCAAAGTGCTGCTAAAGACAAGAAGACACGACCATTTTACCGAGAGGTTAACAAACATGGGCTAATGTATGCAG GCGGCCTTGATAAACCCATATTGAGACCATATGTCATAAGGGATTGGCGATTTGGACACTATGAAATGGATGGTCTACAGGACCCTTTAAGCCGCTTATCAAGATTTATCTCTCGAGCTTTCTCTCCAAAGAGGAGAATAAAACCTGAATTTGATGATATAGATTTGTTTCTTCAACCTCTTGAATTACAGCCTGAATAG
- the LOC122091518 gene encoding serine carboxypeptidase-like 26 isoform X2, whose translation MASAPASAASPLFLLLSVLGFLMIGIGSFFITGINASDQTNTYPLPETQQSDRITLLPGQPSNPPISHFSGYITVHPGRALFYWFFEAQSQPSKRPLLLWLNGGPGCSSIGYGAAVELGPFRVKRNGVGLEFNKYAWNKEANLLFVESPVGVGFSYTNTSSDLTRLDDSFVAEDAYHFIVNWLDRFPQFKAHDLYISGESYGGHYVPQLAELVYDRNKDQKNYPFIHLKGFIVGNPETDDFYDSKGLLEYAWSHAVISDQVYEKAKQVCDFELINWTDQCNAAMNIVFQPYTEIDIYNIYAPICLLNKTSSSSSASDHVLTSHFKVKKGKRILGGYDPCYSPYAEEYFNRMDVRLSIHANMEGNTSKKWRVCSDSILNSYNFTVFSILPIYRKLIKAGLKIWVYRIPFSGTQYCMEALDLPINASWHSWFHHNQVGGRVVEYEGLTFVTVRGAGHLVPLNKPSEALKLINSFLSGRNLPTTH comes from the exons ATGGCTTCAGCCCCAGCCTCAGCGGCATCGCCCCTCTTCCTTCTACTTTCTGTGCTTGGGTTTCTTATGATTGGAATTGGGTCATTCTTTATTACAGGCATTAATGCTTCGGACCAAACCAACACCTACCCACTTCCTGAAACCCAGCAATCTGATAGGATAACTCTTCTCCCAGGGCAGCCCTCAAACCCACCCATCTCACACTTCTCAGGCTACATAACTGTACATCCAGGTAGGGCTCTGTTCTACTGGTTTTTTGAAGCTCAATCTCAACCATCCAAGAGGCCTCTCCTTCTCTGGCTTAATGGAG GTCCTGGTTGCTCATCAATAGGATATGGTGCGGCTGTTGAATTGGGTCCTTTTCGTGTGAAAAGAAATGGAGTTGGACTTGAGTTCAATAAATATGCTTGGAATAAAG AAGCAAATTTGTTATTTGTGGAATCTCCAGTGGGAGTTGGGTTCTCATACACAAACACAAGTTCTGATCTCACCAGATTAGATGACAGTTTTGTGG CGGAGGATGCGTACCATTTCATAGTCAATTGGCTGGACAGATTTCCACAATTTAAAGCTCATGATCTCTATATCTCAGGAGAGAGTTACGGAG GTCACTATGTGCCTCAACTAGCCGAGCTCGTGTATGACAGGAACAAGGATCAGAAGAACTACCCATTCATTCACCTCAAAGGTTTCATT GTAGGAAATCCTGAAACAGATGACTTCTATGATTCCAAAGGTTTATTGGAGTACGCATGGAGTCATGCAGTTATATCAGATCAAGTCTATGAGAAAGCAAAACAAGTATGTGATTTCGAGCTCATCAATTGGACAGACCAATGCAATGCCGCCATGAACATTGTTTTCCAACCTTATACAGAGATTGATATCTACAATATCTACGCCCCTATTTGCCTCCTCAACAAaacttcatcctcttcatctgcTAGTGACCATGTTCTTACTTCTCACTTTAAG gtgaagaaggggaagagaatTCTTGGAGGCTATGACCCTTGTTACTCTCCATACGCAGAAGAATATTTCAATAGAATGGATGTTCGATTGTCTATCCATGCAAATATGGAAGGAAATACCAGCAAGAAATGGAGGGTCTGCAG tgaTTCCATATTGAATTCGTACAACTTTACGGTTTTCTCAATCCTACCCATCTATCGGAAACTAATCAAAGCTGGTCTAAAGATATGGGTTTACAG GATACCATTTTCGGGGACCCAATACTGCATGGAAGCTTTGGATTTGCCCATCAATGCATCTTGGCACTCTTGGTTCCACCACAATCAG GTTGGAGGAAGGGTTGTTGAATACGAAGGACTAACATTTGTGACAGTAAGAGGGGCTGGTCACTTGGTACCCCTCAATAAACCAAGTGAAGCTTTGAAGCTCATCAACTCTTTTTTGTCCGGTCGAAATCTCCCAACAACACACTAG
- the LOC122091518 gene encoding serine carboxypeptidase-like 26 isoform X1: protein MASAPASAASPLFLLLSVLGFLMIGIGSFFITGINASDQTNTYPLPETQQSDRITLLPGQPSNPPISHFSGYITVHPGRALFYWFFEAQSQPSKRPLLLWLNGGPGCSSIGYGAAVELGPFRVKRNGVGLEFNKYAWNKEANLLFVESPVGVGFSYTNTSSDLTRLDDSFVAEDAYHFIVNWLDRFPQFKAHDLYISGESYGGHYVPQLAELVYDRNKDQKNYPFIHLKGFIVGNPETDDFYDSKGLLEYAWSHAVISDQVYEKAKQVCDFELINWTDQCNAAMNIVFQPYTEIDIYNIYAPICLLNKTSSSSSASDHVLTSHFKVKKGKRILGGYDPCYSPYAEEYFNRMDVRLSIHANMEGNTSKKWRVCSDSILNSYNFTVFSILPIYRKLIKAGLKIWVYSGDMDGRIPFSGTQYCMEALDLPINASWHSWFHHNQVGGRVVEYEGLTFVTVRGAGHLVPLNKPSEALKLINSFLSGRNLPTTH from the exons ATGGCTTCAGCCCCAGCCTCAGCGGCATCGCCCCTCTTCCTTCTACTTTCTGTGCTTGGGTTTCTTATGATTGGAATTGGGTCATTCTTTATTACAGGCATTAATGCTTCGGACCAAACCAACACCTACCCACTTCCTGAAACCCAGCAATCTGATAGGATAACTCTTCTCCCAGGGCAGCCCTCAAACCCACCCATCTCACACTTCTCAGGCTACATAACTGTACATCCAGGTAGGGCTCTGTTCTACTGGTTTTTTGAAGCTCAATCTCAACCATCCAAGAGGCCTCTCCTTCTCTGGCTTAATGGAG GTCCTGGTTGCTCATCAATAGGATATGGTGCGGCTGTTGAATTGGGTCCTTTTCGTGTGAAAAGAAATGGAGTTGGACTTGAGTTCAATAAATATGCTTGGAATAAAG AAGCAAATTTGTTATTTGTGGAATCTCCAGTGGGAGTTGGGTTCTCATACACAAACACAAGTTCTGATCTCACCAGATTAGATGACAGTTTTGTGG CGGAGGATGCGTACCATTTCATAGTCAATTGGCTGGACAGATTTCCACAATTTAAAGCTCATGATCTCTATATCTCAGGAGAGAGTTACGGAG GTCACTATGTGCCTCAACTAGCCGAGCTCGTGTATGACAGGAACAAGGATCAGAAGAACTACCCATTCATTCACCTCAAAGGTTTCATT GTAGGAAATCCTGAAACAGATGACTTCTATGATTCCAAAGGTTTATTGGAGTACGCATGGAGTCATGCAGTTATATCAGATCAAGTCTATGAGAAAGCAAAACAAGTATGTGATTTCGAGCTCATCAATTGGACAGACCAATGCAATGCCGCCATGAACATTGTTTTCCAACCTTATACAGAGATTGATATCTACAATATCTACGCCCCTATTTGCCTCCTCAACAAaacttcatcctcttcatctgcTAGTGACCATGTTCTTACTTCTCACTTTAAG gtgaagaaggggaagagaatTCTTGGAGGCTATGACCCTTGTTACTCTCCATACGCAGAAGAATATTTCAATAGAATGGATGTTCGATTGTCTATCCATGCAAATATGGAAGGAAATACCAGCAAGAAATGGAGGGTCTGCAG tgaTTCCATATTGAATTCGTACAACTTTACGGTTTTCTCAATCCTACCCATCTATCGGAAACTAATCAAAGCTGGTCTAAAGATATGGGTTTACAG TGGGGACATGGATGGCAGGATACCATTTTCGGGGACCCAATACTGCATGGAAGCTTTGGATTTGCCCATCAATGCATCTTGGCACTCTTGGTTCCACCACAATCAG GTTGGAGGAAGGGTTGTTGAATACGAAGGACTAACATTTGTGACAGTAAGAGGGGCTGGTCACTTGGTACCCCTCAATAAACCAAGTGAAGCTTTGAAGCTCATCAACTCTTTTTTGTCCGGTCGAAATCTCCCAACAACACACTAG
- the LOC122091518 gene encoding serine carboxypeptidase-like 26 isoform X3 — MASAPASAASPLFLLLSVLGFLMIGIGSFFITGINASDQTNTYPLPETQQSDRITLLPGQPSNPPISHFSGYITVHPGRALFYWFFEAQSQPSKRPLLLWLNGGPGCSSIGYGAAVELGPFRVKRNGVGLEFNKYAWNKEANLLFVESPVGVGFSYTNTSSDLTRLDDSFVAEDAYHFIVNWLDRFPQFKAHDLYISGESYGGHYVPQLAELVYDRNKDQKNYPFIHLKGFIVGNPETDDFYDSKGLLEYAWSHAVISDQVYEKAKQVCDFELINWTDQCNAAMNIVFQPYTEIDIYNIYAPICLLNKTSSSSSASDHVLTSHFKVKKGKRILGGYDPCYSPYAEEYFNRMDVRLSIHANMEGNTSKKWRVCSDSILNSYNFTVFSILPIYRKLIKAGLKIWVYRLEEGLLNTKD, encoded by the exons ATGGCTTCAGCCCCAGCCTCAGCGGCATCGCCCCTCTTCCTTCTACTTTCTGTGCTTGGGTTTCTTATGATTGGAATTGGGTCATTCTTTATTACAGGCATTAATGCTTCGGACCAAACCAACACCTACCCACTTCCTGAAACCCAGCAATCTGATAGGATAACTCTTCTCCCAGGGCAGCCCTCAAACCCACCCATCTCACACTTCTCAGGCTACATAACTGTACATCCAGGTAGGGCTCTGTTCTACTGGTTTTTTGAAGCTCAATCTCAACCATCCAAGAGGCCTCTCCTTCTCTGGCTTAATGGAG GTCCTGGTTGCTCATCAATAGGATATGGTGCGGCTGTTGAATTGGGTCCTTTTCGTGTGAAAAGAAATGGAGTTGGACTTGAGTTCAATAAATATGCTTGGAATAAAG AAGCAAATTTGTTATTTGTGGAATCTCCAGTGGGAGTTGGGTTCTCATACACAAACACAAGTTCTGATCTCACCAGATTAGATGACAGTTTTGTGG CGGAGGATGCGTACCATTTCATAGTCAATTGGCTGGACAGATTTCCACAATTTAAAGCTCATGATCTCTATATCTCAGGAGAGAGTTACGGAG GTCACTATGTGCCTCAACTAGCCGAGCTCGTGTATGACAGGAACAAGGATCAGAAGAACTACCCATTCATTCACCTCAAAGGTTTCATT GTAGGAAATCCTGAAACAGATGACTTCTATGATTCCAAAGGTTTATTGGAGTACGCATGGAGTCATGCAGTTATATCAGATCAAGTCTATGAGAAAGCAAAACAAGTATGTGATTTCGAGCTCATCAATTGGACAGACCAATGCAATGCCGCCATGAACATTGTTTTCCAACCTTATACAGAGATTGATATCTACAATATCTACGCCCCTATTTGCCTCCTCAACAAaacttcatcctcttcatctgcTAGTGACCATGTTCTTACTTCTCACTTTAAG gtgaagaaggggaagagaatTCTTGGAGGCTATGACCCTTGTTACTCTCCATACGCAGAAGAATATTTCAATAGAATGGATGTTCGATTGTCTATCCATGCAAATATGGAAGGAAATACCAGCAAGAAATGGAGGGTCTGCAG tgaTTCCATATTGAATTCGTACAACTTTACGGTTTTCTCAATCCTACCCATCTATCGGAAACTAATCAAAGCTGGTCTAAAGATATGGGTTTACAG GTTGGAGGAAGGGTTGTTGAATACGAAGGACTAA
- the LOC122091688 gene encoding patatin-like protein 2, giving the protein MMEGGARGRVPRQIGTATNNQKLVTILSIDGGGVRGIIPATILAFLESRLQELDGEQARIADYFDLIAGTSTGGIITAMLTTPNQNHRPLFTARDIKGFYYKECPKIFSEEARPTKHATGGFKFPWIDEAKWKSTGIWNKIIGATYVSIKVFMAWLLTAVFQPKYDGKYLHNIIKQMLGQTRLGDTLTSVFIPSFDIKLLNPIFFSTSQGKRDVSKNVLLSDAVISSSAAPYYFPPYCFEASSRKYNLVDGGVAANNPTLLAIREATKMNGDQDLSFSIDYSGYLVLSLGTGAGKRDGHEVQGSSWGLLDWFTNKGTAPLLDIFFTAMDDMVQIYLSFIFQGHHCRSNYLRIQDENLTIDEASTDDSSLKCLMRLEKIANELLDKPVLITNSETGLLEPLPGGRTNKYALIEFAQRLSMERRRRNKTAV; this is encoded by the exons ATGATGGAAGGAGGAGCTCGAGGTCGAGTTCCAAGACAAATAGGTACAGCCACAAATAACCAGAAACTAGTCACTATACTCAGCATCGATGGAGGAGGAGTTCGAGGCATCATTCCAGCAACCATTCTCGCCTTTCTCGAGTCTCGTCTTCAG GAGCTTGATGGAGAGCAAGCAAGGATTGCAGACTACTTTGACTTGATTGCTGGGACGAGCACAGGAGGGATCATCACGGCCATGCTTACCACACCAAACCAGAACCATCGCCCACTCTTTACTGCTAGAGATATCAAAGGCTTCTACTACAAAGAATGCCCCAAAATCTTTTCTGAAGAAGCCAGGCCTACCAAACATGCCACTGGAGG GTTTAAATTCCCTTGGATAGATGAAGCCAAGTGGAAATCCACAGGAATTTGGAACAAGATCATCGGGGCAACATATGTGTCAATCAAGGTTTTCATGGCATGGTTGCTCACGGCTGTGTTTCAACCCAAATATGATGGAAAGTATCTTCATAATATAATCAAACAGATGCTGGGCCAAACCCGTTTGGGAGACACTCTAACCTCTGTGTTCATCCCAAGTTTTGATATCAAACTACTCAACCCAATCTTCTTCTCTACCTCTCAG GGGAAAAGAGATGTGTCTAAGAATGTACTTCTGTCTGATGCTGTGATCAGCTCATCTGCAGCTCCATATTATTTCCCTCCATATTGTTTTGAAGCTTCTTCCAGGAAATACAACCTTGTGGATGGTGGTGTCGCTGCCAATAATCCT ACATTGCTTGCTATACGTGAAGCAACAAAGATGAATGGAGATCAAGACCTTAGCTTTTCTATAGATTACAGTGGTTACCTGGTTCTATCTCTGGGCACTGGCGCAGGTAAGCGAGATGGGCATGAGGTACAAGGGAGCAGTTGGggcttattggattggtttacCAACAAAGGAACAGCACCATTACTTGACATCTTCTTTACCGCCATGGATGATATGGTTCAGATATACCTCTCATTTATCTTCCAAGGCCACCATTGTCGATCCAACTATCTACGTATCCAG GATGAAAACTTGACGATCGATGAAGCCTCAACAGATGATTCAAGCTTGAAATGCCTTATGAGGTTAGAGAAGATTGCGAATGAACTTCTAGACAAACCTGTTTTGATCACGAACTCTGAGACTGGTCTGCTAGAACCATTGCCCGGTGGCCGCACTAACAAATATGCTCTGATtga GTTTGCTCAGAGATTGTCCAtggaaaggaggagaagaaacaaGACAGCAGTCTAA